In a genomic window of Chrysemys picta bellii isolate R12L10 chromosome 1, ASM1138683v2, whole genome shotgun sequence:
- the LOC101932757 gene encoding olfactory receptor 51G2-like, protein MPTCNKTNISPAMFLLAGVPGLEAGGPWISIPFCSMYLIAILGNGLILFVIKTQQNLHQPMYLFLSMLSVTDLGLSVSTLPTMLSVFIFNTREIGIDVCLTQLFFIHTFSIMESSVLLAMAFDRFVAIRHPLRYASTLTSGRIGNIGLVIIIRGSGLHIPAVILLKRLPYSKIQPLSYSYCLHPDVMKMACADTTPSSFFGLFVVLSSLGLDSVLIVLSYIMIFKTVQSITSWQERLKALNTCVSHICVTLLFYTPLISLSMIHRFEKKALPQSQILLSYLHLLLPPVLNPIVYSIKTKELRKRIMKIFQNYSTNRLQWEH, encoded by the coding sequence ATGCCAACCTGCAACAAAACCAACATCAGTCCTGCAATGTTCCTCCTGGCAGGCGTCCCAGGGCTGGAAGCTGGTGGCCCTTGGATCTCCATCCCTTTCTGTTCCATGTACCTCATTGCAATTTTAGGAAACGGTCTGATTCTGTTTGTGATCAAGACACAGCAGAATCTCCATCAGCCCATGTACTTGTTCCTTTCTATGTTATCTGTCACTGACCTTGGCTTATCTGTTTCCACCTTGCCAACAATGCTCAGCGTCTTCATATTTAACACCAGAGAAATTGGCATTGATGTCTGTCTGACCCAACTTTTCTTTATTCACACTTTTTCCATTATGGAATCCTCTGTACTATTAGCCATGGCATTTGACCGCTTTGTTGCAATACGCCACCCGCTGAGATACGCTTCGACTTTAACCAGTGGTAGGATAGGAAACATAGGGCTGGTGATAATAATCAGAGGTAGTGGTCTGCATATCCCAGCTGTCATTCTTCTCAAGAGGTTGCCATACAGCAAGATTCAACCTCTCTCTTATTCATATTGTTTGCATCCAGATGTGATGAAGATGGCCTGTGCAGATACTACACCCAGCAGCttctttggtttgtttgttgTCCTTTCTTCTCTCGGATTAGACTCAGTGCTCATAGTTTTGTCTTACATCATGATCTTTAAGACTGTGCAGAGTATCACATCCTGGCAAGAGCGTCTCAAGGCTCTGAACACCTGTGTCTCCCACATCTGTGTCACCCTGCTTTTCTACACCCCGCTGATCAGTTTGTCTATGATTCACAGGTTCGAGAAAAAGGCTCTTCCTCAGAGTCAAATTCTTCTGTCgtatctccacctcctcctccccccagtgctcaaTCCCATTGTGTACAGCATAAAAACTAAGGAGCTTCGTAAACGGATCATGAAGATCTTTCAAAACTATTCAACTAACAGGCTCCAATGGGAGCACTGA